Proteins from a genomic interval of Deltaproteobacteria bacterium:
- a CDS encoding transglutaminase-like domain-containing protein, which yields MKIGFHKDIFKPSLLKSTAVFLVFVFAWTNLGIYQVVYAATTSNSEHQAASSESKPSPSFPRNRESSFPDKELEKALERIRETISKPSTTIPSPLSARSTSAGIQPSPSVIPEKSGIQTELKQERAELEQADVRIRQQFKQTEQRIKGLPAVIQQRQKAFERRYEKNFAVLKANLDSINTAKTNTQFTARTRKLKVFLDKIKPPSRHIKFNPNKLPHRIVHPVRRLTFTKLESPDQAIAQSTASSNGAGPVWREPRMNYGRQRSSVGSEGNDNETAADAETGIQSPIQLASLTTDNLLSSALVQTIPPPTAADFTSTVEVQFTPAILAKAAELNHNPVQIYNWVYNNIEYVPTYGSIQGADMCLQTMQCNDMDTASLLIALLRASNIPARYVYGTIQLPINQVMNWVGGFTDAKSALELMAQGGIPITGEVAGGKIVAAKIEHVWVEAYVNYFPSRGARNGPGNEWIPLDGSYKQYIYTQGMNITQAVPFDTQSFINQITSTATINTQQGYVTNINANYISQTIANYQTRVANYISQTNPNATVGDVIGKKQIIQQNFPYLLGTMPYRVLAKGWEASEVPDNLRYKITFQVTNPQTLQTDINYTVSLAQIAGKRLTLSYAPATSADEAVIESYIPTGSSITISSLPTSLPAYLINMVPQLMIAGQVVATGSSIGLGGSETLTMTFTNANQYADTSTTNLTAGEYYGIGIDAGGVSSQTVLNLKNELSTIQSKLQAQDFTGMTKDDVLGSLLYTTAMSYYAEYDMMDQMQAKAMNVVIARVPSDAIFSVSLNVSYMFGVATSISPAGLKMDVQRNLELSQAADGDNNNIIQYMLASGMNSSALENGVPEQLLSTPTNPVKGISAVKAIQIANNEGIPIYTVNQSNISAILPQLQLPSDVISDIQNAVNAGKVVTVSQTQITYNGWTGVGYIIIDPSTGAGAYMISGGLGGAMILMLALGFALLALSIAAGPIVFAIAALLLPAYLSLIGWLILEASPAARACVLALIMPVVFFLFEFWIVDPIIEAWLAAYIPTEGIEQIISLLGLGRDLPEIGNKCFGVSP from the coding sequence ATGAAGATCGGTTTTCATAAGGATATTTTCAAACCTTCTTTGTTAAAGTCAACTGCTGTTTTTCTGGTATTCGTATTTGCATGGACAAATCTCGGGATTTATCAGGTTGTATATGCGGCAACGACAAGCAATAGTGAGCATCAAGCAGCAAGCAGCGAGAGTAAACCTTCTCCGTCATTTCCGAGAAATCGGGAATCCAGTTTTCCTGATAAGGAATTAGAAAAGGCATTAGAAAGGATACGCGAAACAATCAGCAAGCCTTCCACGACCATTCCCTCCCCGCTTTCAGCGAGATCAACTTCGGCAGGAATACAGCCTTCCCCCTCTGTCATTCCCGAGAAATCGGGAATCCAGACGGAATTAAAACAAGAACGCGCCGAGCTTGAGCAAGCTGATGTAAGAATACGACAACAATTCAAACAAACCGAGCAGCGAATAAAGGGTCTGCCGGCTGTAATCCAGCAAAGACAAAAAGCATTTGAAAGAAGGTACGAAAAGAACTTTGCAGTGCTCAAAGCAAATCTTGATTCAATAAATACTGCGAAGACAAATACTCAGTTCACGGCAAGGACAAGGAAGCTCAAGGTATTTCTTGATAAGATAAAACCACCTTCACGGCATATTAAATTCAACCCGAACAAACTACCGCATAGGATAGTTCACCCCGTTAGAAGATTGACCTTTACGAAATTGGAATCTCCGGATCAAGCAATAGCACAATCAACCGCATCTTCTAACGGGGCAGGACCAGTATGGCGGGAGCCAAGGATGAATTATGGCAGACAGCGTAGCTCAGTGGGTAGTGAGGGGAACGATAACGAAACCGCAGCAGATGCCGAGACAGGAATCCAGTCCCCTATTCAACTCGCCAGCCTCACAACCGACAATCTCTTATCGTCCGCACTTGTCCAGACCATCCCTCCCCCAACGGCCGCAGACTTTACATCCACAGTAGAAGTCCAGTTCACCCCTGCAATCCTTGCAAAGGCAGCAGAGCTAAATCACAACCCGGTACAGATTTATAACTGGGTCTATAACAACATAGAATATGTCCCAACTTACGGCTCAATTCAGGGTGCAGACATGTGCCTCCAGACCATGCAGTGCAATGACATGGATACTGCAAGCCTGCTTATCGCATTACTCCGCGCCTCCAACATTCCTGCCCGCTACGTCTACGGCACAATCCAGTTACCAATAAATCAGGTAATGAACTGGGTGGGTGGGTTCACAGATGCAAAGTCAGCATTAGAGCTGATGGCTCAAGGCGGCATACCTATAACAGGGGAAGTAGCTGGCGGTAAGATAGTAGCGGCAAAGATTGAGCATGTATGGGTAGAAGCGTATGTAAATTACTTTCCGTCAAGGGGAGCACGCAATGGTCCCGGCAATGAATGGATACCCCTTGATGGGAGCTATAAGCAGTATATCTACACACAAGGAATGAATATCACGCAAGCAGTGCCGTTTGATACCCAAAGCTTTATAAACCAGATTACTTCCACAGCTACGATCAATACCCAGCAAGGGTATGTAACCAACATTAATGCAAACTATATATCCCAGACCATAGCAAATTATCAGACACGGGTAGCAAACTACATATCTCAGACCAATCCGAATGCAACTGTAGGAGATGTAATCGGCAAAAAGCAAATTATTCAGCAAAACTTTCCATATCTGCTTGGCACAATGCCATATAGGGTATTAGCAAAAGGCTGGGAGGCTTCAGAAGTTCCTGATAACCTAAGATACAAGATCACATTTCAGGTTACCAATCCGCAAACCTTACAGACGGATATAAACTATACAGTAAGTTTGGCACAGATAGCAGGGAAAAGACTCACATTAAGCTATGCACCTGCAACCAGTGCGGATGAGGCTGTAATAGAATCTTATATACCAACAGGCAGTTCAATAACCATCAGTTCCCTCCCGACATCATTGCCGGCATATCTGATTAACATGGTGCCGCAATTAATGATTGCTGGGCAGGTAGTGGCTACAGGTAGCTCTATAGGATTAGGTGGCTCTGAGACTCTGACCATGACCTTCACTAATGCAAACCAATATGCTGATACCTCTACAACAAACCTGACAGCGGGTGAATATTACGGCATAGGAATAGATGCAGGCGGTGTATCATCTCAAACGGTACTCAATCTGAAAAACGAACTAAGCACTATTCAATCAAAATTGCAGGCTCAAGACTTTACTGGAATGACAAAGGATGATGTTTTGGGGAGTCTACTTTATACCACAGCCATGTCATATTATGCCGAATACGACATGATGGATCAGATGCAAGCAAAAGCAATGAATGTAGTAATAGCGAGAGTTCCCTCAGACGCGATCTTTTCTGTTTCACTGAATGTAAGTTACATGTTTGGAGTAGCAACGAGTATAAGCCCGGCTGGATTGAAGATGGATGTACAAAGGAACTTAGAACTTTCACAGGCTGCGGATGGAGACAACAATAATATTATCCAGTATATGCTTGCAAGTGGAATGAATTCTTCAGCATTGGAAAACGGAGTACCAGAACAATTGCTTTCTACGCCAACCAATCCTGTAAAAGGCATATCAGCAGTAAAAGCGATACAAATAGCCAACAATGAAGGCATTCCTATATACACTGTAAATCAATCAAACATCTCCGCTATATTACCACAGCTTCAGCTTCCCTCAGATGTAATTTCAGATATTCAGAATGCGGTGAATGCGGGCAAAGTTGTTACTGTTTCACAAACACAGATAACCTACAATGGCTGGACTGGTGTTGGGTATATCATAATAGACCCATCAACAGGAGCCGGCGCATATATGATCAGCGGAGGATTGGGCGGCGCGATGATCCTCATGCTTGCTCTTGGATTTGCACTTTTAGCTTTATCAATAGCAGCAGGCCCCATTGTCTTTGCTATTGCTGCATTATTGTTGCCAGCTTACCTTTCGCTTATTGGTTGGTTAATACTCGAAGCAAGTCCAGCTGCGAGGGCTTGTGTTCTTGCGTTAATTATGCCTGTCGTTTTCTTCTTATTTGAATTTTGGATAGTCGACCCTATAATTGAAGCTTGGCTTGCAGCATATATTCCTACTGAAGGTATAGAACAAATTATCTCATTACTTGGATTAGGTCGTGACCTGCCAGAAATTGGAAATAAGTGTTTTGGTGTAAGTCCATAA